In the Deltaproteobacteria bacterium genome, one interval contains:
- a CDS encoding MG2 domain-containing protein, whose protein sequence is MGDTSDKNRMRDIKDPRNAAIVLLVAIALVMGFMLVKNNFTGPESEKPAQAPEGRGVRVVEVKLDKEDNRFVDFVFNKPVGENESGEILGRDPGTISPPVNGSWLWKSPNVLRFEASYGFNMATDYTISLIAGNFLKRGERLGGKTEFEIRTDKFKLVQSTVEEEPVPDRKNTVTLNGKLDFNYPVDPKVLARKIKLIEPGGDEDDGEKEIPVKLITDYWNSSVRWKSVPVEKTAGERELELIIVGDLTPAEGNVGLGEDYIQKIPLGSKDKLAVRSVTPKAEYPKSSIVIGFSSAVKPEIAADYISIEPEVKHTVKRVQNNLALTGEFVPGKKYRLSISGGLPAYDDAVLRHEYKKEIQFSDLKPGIEFESPGMFLDSKGSHAVKLDSINVEKVDITVDRVYLNNLFFLFQSYGYSVWRDEYYQGAVGDYFGDRIVDEKGFKIEKKLNRQVSTVLNLKKYVPENEPGLYQVGIVPEGKYDGIQKWVLITDIGIVAKEGKDEFLVWATSFSSLDPVPGAEVSVISVQNQVVAKGLTDGKGIFRATGMGEKLKESKPYMVTVEKAGDFSFLLLENMKIDTSGLDVGGAVPSAGGYTAYVYGERDIYRPGETVEGIAVVREANLNTPRPMPIILKQKDAKGRLVKTVKETTDEDGILSFELPLPDFAPTGNNTLEVIAGDELIGQYLFQVEEFIPDRIKVRIETAEDNIPLEGELDYEVRSAYLFGPPASGLAVETRIDLVENPFLPEDYKGFVFTNPDRKFDSREIFKEEGALSEDGVRNFSIKLPGGLRPPSSLQAQITARVQETGGRGVSAIRKVNVDPYPYYLGLKRKAPDRYAEPGKEVEFEYVALARKDDRTEEVKTGELKAELYKDVWNTALRKTSSGNYKYESKRDSVLINSMLIDSGAPEGSFVFTPPEFGSYRVVLSDPRGGSSTQVQFYASGWGFSPWAVENPARIELDLEKKEYMPGETANVQVRAPFSGKLMITVERDDIYYTEIHNLDGNTATVSVPVSDKYRPNAYITATLVRSVKDLEPGSAGRAFGAVPINVDRSENKIGIEITAPEVIRPLTQLEVGVKTEPGAVVTVAAVDEGILQLIDQKTADPFIYFYRKLALGVSSYDTYSLLLPDVSLGLSPPGGGFAARKEMQFLSTQGIRRVKPVAFWSGIIEADEEGNAAVSFDIPQFQGALRVMAVAVNGKRFGSTEEFTRVKSPIVLLPTVPRFFSLKESVVIPVSVRNDTGRDGVITVSLSLDGPASVREAGGGSGDEERQNKKEAGRDVDIPAGGEKTVYFTIDTADDSGALRLGVRASGNGESTASDIEAPVLPDLPQRREEKIGRVSGLETELSIEGEDSYRRGTIRRELYISRILLIQFSGKLEYLLQYPYGCLEQITSRVFPLLYLSEIASEIEPELFEKSDPAAMVQEGIRRIGTMQLNGGGFSLWPGGATAEPWASIYTAHFLVEARKAGYLVQDSLYSGAIGYVKNVAKAKGEYSTGELERAVYALYVLSRDGQPDKSTMDFIRERHRDELTVESRALLGGAYAASGDASALEELLEGLNDVEEVQRETGGNFNSTIRNRAILLLAILDVDPDDPRVPELVERLSRDAELNPWWTTQESSFALLAIGRFVSRQIDSPPYKGSVYAGDREVASFSSDETLTLTNIEGDEPVTIKMDEGFQDGSAFYSLTTKGIPTRKGFKPLEQGLIVEREFLTRGGAPVSPGSIEQGDLIVVRTKVKSDAGRLQNVVIENLLPSGFEVENPRLKTTETLKWATGKGIKPEYLDIRDDRILIFTNLPDAKWYNYYALLRAVNPGTFTVLPVQAEAMYSPNIRFTGKLEEPFVVKLRE, encoded by the coding sequence ATGGGCGATACATCCGATAAAAACAGAATGCGGGATATAAAAGATCCGAGAAACGCGGCTATTGTTCTACTTGTTGCGATTGCCCTCGTAATGGGATTCATGCTGGTAAAAAACAATTTTACCGGACCCGAATCTGAAAAACCCGCGCAAGCGCCTGAGGGCCGGGGGGTAAGGGTGGTCGAGGTCAAGCTCGACAAGGAGGACAACAGGTTTGTCGATTTCGTATTTAATAAGCCTGTTGGCGAGAATGAGAGCGGCGAGATTCTGGGCCGCGATCCCGGCACTATCAGCCCTCCCGTAAACGGCTCGTGGCTCTGGAAAAGCCCTAATGTTTTGAGATTTGAGGCGTCTTACGGATTCAACATGGCTACGGATTATACGATCTCTCTCATTGCCGGGAATTTCTTGAAGCGCGGGGAGAGGCTGGGGGGCAAAACCGAGTTCGAGATAAGGACGGATAAGTTCAAGCTGGTTCAGTCTACGGTTGAGGAAGAGCCCGTACCGGACAGGAAAAATACCGTAACACTTAACGGCAAACTGGATTTTAACTATCCGGTTGATCCGAAAGTTCTGGCGAGAAAGATAAAGCTTATCGAGCCCGGGGGTGACGAAGACGACGGGGAAAAGGAGATTCCGGTCAAGCTCATAACCGACTACTGGAATTCGTCCGTCAGGTGGAAGAGCGTCCCTGTCGAGAAAACGGCGGGTGAAAGGGAGCTCGAATTGATTATCGTCGGGGATCTCACTCCCGCAGAGGGTAATGTCGGGCTGGGAGAGGACTACATTCAAAAAATACCACTCGGCTCCAAAGACAAGCTTGCCGTAAGGAGCGTCACTCCGAAGGCGGAATATCCCAAATCTTCAATCGTTATCGGATTCTCCTCAGCGGTAAAGCCTGAAATTGCCGCTGACTACATATCGATAGAGCCCGAAGTTAAACATACGGTAAAGAGAGTTCAGAACAATCTGGCGCTGACCGGGGAATTCGTTCCGGGCAAAAAATACCGTCTTTCAATTTCCGGAGGGCTTCCGGCCTACGACGACGCGGTGCTCAGGCATGAATACAAAAAGGAGATTCAATTTTCAGACCTGAAACCCGGGATAGAATTCGAAAGCCCGGGCATGTTTCTCGATTCAAAGGGGTCTCACGCCGTGAAGCTCGACTCCATAAACGTTGAAAAAGTCGATATAACGGTGGACCGGGTGTATCTGAACAACCTCTTTTTTCTGTTTCAATCCTACGGTTATTCGGTCTGGAGGGACGAGTATTATCAGGGAGCCGTCGGGGATTATTTCGGCGACCGTATCGTTGATGAAAAGGGCTTTAAAATCGAGAAGAAGCTAAACCGGCAGGTTTCTACCGTGCTGAACCTTAAAAAGTACGTCCCGGAAAATGAACCCGGGCTGTATCAGGTGGGGATAGTGCCCGAGGGTAAATATGATGGGATTCAGAAATGGGTGCTTATCACCGATATAGGGATAGTGGCCAAAGAGGGCAAAGACGAGTTTTTAGTCTGGGCGACTTCTTTCTCGAGCCTCGATCCGGTGCCTGGAGCCGAGGTTTCGGTAATCAGTGTGCAAAACCAGGTCGTGGCTAAGGGGCTGACCGACGGGAAAGGCATATTCCGCGCGACAGGTATGGGGGAGAAGCTCAAGGAGAGTAAACCCTACATGGTCACGGTTGAGAAGGCCGGGGATTTCAGTTTCCTCCTTCTTGAAAATATGAAAATAGACACCTCCGGGCTCGACGTGGGCGGGGCGGTTCCCTCGGCCGGGGGATATACGGCCTACGTTTACGGGGAAAGGGATATCTACCGTCCCGGAGAAACTGTCGAGGGCATAGCGGTGGTGAGGGAGGCGAATTTAAATACGCCCCGGCCCATGCCTATTATACTCAAGCAGAAAGACGCGAAAGGCCGCCTTGTAAAGACCGTAAAAGAGACAACCGATGAAGATGGAATTCTTTCTTTCGAGCTGCCTCTCCCCGATTTCGCTCCTACGGGGAATAACACGCTTGAGGTAATCGCGGGGGACGAGTTGATAGGTCAGTACCTCTTTCAGGTCGAGGAGTTTATACCCGACCGAATCAAAGTAAGGATAGAGACCGCAGAGGATAATATCCCGCTCGAAGGGGAGCTCGATTACGAGGTAAGAAGCGCGTATCTCTTCGGACCTCCCGCTTCGGGCCTCGCGGTCGAGACCCGGATAGATCTGGTGGAGAATCCGTTTCTGCCCGAGGATTATAAGGGTTTTGTCTTTACGAATCCCGACAGGAAGTTCGATTCCAGGGAGATATTCAAAGAAGAAGGCGCGCTGAGTGAGGACGGTGTCAGGAATTTCTCCATCAAGCTGCCCGGGGGTCTCAGGCCCCCTTCATCCCTTCAGGCGCAGATCACGGCGCGTGTTCAGGAGACGGGCGGACGCGGAGTAAGCGCAATCAGGAAAGTAAACGTTGATCCTTATCCCTACTATCTGGGCCTTAAGCGGAAAGCGCCTGACCGGTACGCGGAGCCGGGTAAGGAGGTTGAGTTCGAATACGTGGCGCTGGCCCGGAAGGATGACCGGACAGAAGAGGTAAAAACGGGCGAGTTAAAGGCCGAGCTTTACAAAGACGTATGGAATACTGCGCTCAGGAAAACCTCTTCCGGAAACTATAAATACGAATCGAAGCGTGATTCCGTTCTGATAAATTCAATGCTGATAGACAGCGGGGCGCCTGAGGGTAGTTTCGTTTTCACGCCCCCCGAGTTCGGGAGCTACCGCGTCGTCCTCTCCGACCCCCGCGGCGGGTCGTCGACGCAGGTGCAGTTCTACGCGAGCGGATGGGGATTTTCCCCCTGGGCCGTGGAGAATCCCGCAAGGATTGAGCTTGACCTCGAGAAAAAAGAATACATGCCCGGCGAGACCGCTAATGTTCAGGTACGGGCACCTTTCTCCGGGAAACTAATGATCACGGTAGAGCGGGATGATATTTACTACACGGAGATTCATAACCTCGACGGAAATACCGCTACGGTATCTGTTCCGGTAAGCGACAAATACCGCCCGAACGCCTACATCACCGCTACTCTCGTGAGGTCGGTTAAAGACCTTGAGCCGGGCTCCGCGGGGAGGGCATTCGGCGCAGTGCCGATAAACGTTGACCGCAGCGAAAACAAAATCGGTATCGAGATAACCGCCCCCGAGGTAATAAGACCGCTCACACAGCTTGAGGTCGGCGTCAAAACCGAACCGGGCGCAGTGGTTACTGTAGCGGCTGTCGACGAAGGAATATTACAGCTTATAGATCAAAAGACAGCTGACCCCTTTATATACTTTTACAGAAAACTTGCGCTCGGAGTCAGTTCTTACGATACGTACTCGCTCCTTCTGCCCGACGTCTCTCTCGGGCTTTCGCCTCCGGGCGGGGGGTTCGCCGCCCGGAAGGAAATGCAGTTCCTTAGCACGCAGGGCATCAGGAGGGTGAAGCCCGTAGCCTTCTGGTCCGGCATTATCGAGGCGGACGAGGAGGGGAATGCGGCGGTTTCATTCGATATCCCTCAGTTCCAGGGCGCGTTGCGCGTAATGGCTGTGGCCGTGAACGGGAAACGGTTCGGCTCAACGGAGGAGTTTACGAGGGTGAAGTCCCCTATTGTTCTCCTTCCGACCGTTCCCAGATTTTTCTCGCTTAAGGAGAGTGTCGTCATTCCTGTCTCCGTGAGGAACGACACCGGGCGGGACGGCGTCATAACGGTGAGCTTATCTCTCGACGGTCCCGCGTCCGTAAGAGAGGCGGGGGGCGGCTCGGGCGATGAGGAACGGCAAAACAAAAAAGAGGCGGGCAGGGATGTCGATATACCGGCGGGCGGGGAGAAAACGGTTTATTTCACTATTGATACTGCGGACGATTCGGGCGCCCTCAGGCTCGGTGTAAGAGCGTCCGGAAACGGCGAGTCCACGGCCTCCGATATCGAGGCGCCGGTGCTCCCCGACCTTCCTCAAAGAAGGGAAGAGAAAATCGGGAGGGTAAGCGGTCTCGAGACCGAATTGAGCATAGAAGGCGAGGATTCATACCGCCGGGGCACCATTAGGCGCGAGCTTTACATAAGCAGGATTCTGCTCATACAATTCTCCGGCAAGCTCGAATATCTGCTTCAGTACCCTTACGGCTGTCTCGAGCAAATTACGTCCCGGGTATTCCCACTCCTGTATCTATCGGAGATAGCGAGCGAAATCGAGCCCGAGCTTTTTGAAAAGTCGGACCCGGCAGCCATGGTCCAGGAAGGCATAAGACGTATCGGGACAATGCAGCTGAACGGGGGCGGGTTCTCTCTGTGGCCGGGCGGGGCGACTGCGGAGCCCTGGGCGAGTATTTACACTGCGCACTTTCTCGTCGAGGCCCGGAAGGCCGGATACCTCGTTCAGGACTCACTCTATTCGGGGGCTATAGGGTATGTGAAGAACGTAGCCAAAGCGAAGGGTGAATACAGCACGGGCGAGCTTGAGCGCGCCGTTTACGCGCTTTATGTCCTGAGCCGCGACGGACAGCCCGATAAGAGCACGATGGATTTTATCAGAGAGCGCCACAGGGACGAGCTCACCGTGGAATCGAGGGCGCTTCTCGGCGGGGCATACGCCGCATCAGGGGACGCGTCCGCGCTCGAGGAGCTGCTCGAGGGATTAAACGATGTTGAAGAGGTTCAAAGAGAGACCGGGGGCAACTTTAATTCGACCATCAGGAACAGGGCGATACTCCTCCTCGCCATACTGGACGTGGATCCGGATGACCCGAGGGTGCCGGAGCTCGTCGAGCGCCTCTCCAGGGACGCGGAGCTCAATCCCTGGTGGACCACTCAGGAGAGCTCCTTCGCTCTCCTCGCCATAGGCCGGTTCGTCAGCCGGCAGATCGACTCCCCCCCGTATAAAGGCTCCGTTTATGCGGGTGACAGAGAGGTCGCCTCCTTCAGCAGTGACGAAACACTGACCCTGACTAATATCGAGGGGGATGAACCCGTAACCATAAAGATGGACGAGGGATTTCAGGACGGAAGCGCCTTTTATTCCCTGACAACGAAAGGTATACCGACAAGGAAAGGGTTCAAGCCGCTTGAGCAGGGCCTCATCGTAGAAAGGGAGTTTCTCACCCGCGGCGGCGCTCCGGTCAGTCCCGGAAGCATCGAGCAGGGGGACCTCATCGTGGTGAGGACAAAGGTGAAGAGCGATGCGGGACGGCTTCAAAATGTGGTGATAGAGAATCTTTTGCCTTCGGGGTTCGAGGTCGAGAACCCGAGGCTCAAAACTACGGAGACGTTGAAATGGGCCACAGGAAAGGGCATCAAGCCCGAATATCTCGACATCAGGGACGACCGCATTCTTATATTCACGAACCTGCCCGACGCGAAGTGGTATAACTATTACGCGTTGCTGCGTGCGGTGAATCCCGGAACCTTTACGGTGCTCCCAGTTCAGGCGGAAGCGATGTATTCGCCCAATATCAGGTTTACGGGAAAGCTTGAGGAGCCGTTTGTGGTCAAGCTCAGGGAATAA
- a CDS encoding methyltransferase domain-containing protein, producing MKILSVNINTMSWDPEIYHKFQEERFAPFEDLMKLIEVKEGLKVVDLGCGTGELTLRLAQMLPGSDIVGIDSSPEMLAVAKTRERSGVRFEPGSIEAITGKWDLVFSNAAIQWVDNHSRLIPKLFSMLNPGGQIAVQLPSNHRHPTQSLIREIAREEPFREALGGWTRESPVLSITRYAELLHKSGGTDINVFEKVFAHVLPDAEAVADWLSGTALLPYFDRLPGRLHRPFLDTYITRLGELYPSDPVFYPFKRIFLSAARGCKKRS from the coding sequence TTGAAAATTCTATCGGTAAATATAAATACCATGTCCTGGGATCCTGAAATTTATCACAAGTTTCAAGAAGAGAGATTCGCTCCTTTCGAAGACCTCATGAAGTTGATCGAGGTTAAAGAGGGGCTTAAGGTAGTCGATTTGGGGTGCGGCACGGGCGAGCTCACGCTCAGGCTCGCGCAAATGCTCCCCGGGAGCGATATCGTGGGTATCGATTCCTCCCCGGAGATGCTTGCGGTGGCAAAAACTAGGGAGAGAAGCGGGGTCCGCTTTGAGCCTGGTTCAATTGAGGCTATCACAGGCAAGTGGGATCTCGTCTTTTCAAACGCGGCGATACAGTGGGTGGATAACCATTCCCGGCTAATTCCGAAACTCTTTTCGATGTTAAATCCGGGCGGCCAGATAGCAGTGCAGCTTCCCTCGAACCATCGTCATCCGACCCAGTCGCTTATACGTGAAATCGCGCGGGAAGAACCGTTTCGTGAGGCGCTCGGCGGCTGGACAAGAGAGTCGCCGGTGCTCTCGATAACCCGCTACGCGGAGCTTCTCCACAAAAGCGGCGGCACCGACATAAACGTTTTCGAGAAGGTATTCGCCCATGTTCTGCCCGATGCCGAAGCCGTAGCGGACTGGCTTTCAGGCACGGCGCTCCTGCCCTACTTCGACCGTTTGCCCGGGCGGCTTCACAGGCCTTTTCTGGATACGTACATTACAAGGCTCGGGGAATTGTATCCTTCTGACCCGGTGTTCTATCCGTTCAAGCGTATTTTTCTGTCGGCTGCAAGGGGCTGCAAAAAAAGATCATAG
- a CDS encoding SDR family oxidoreductase: MKKLKNKVALITGGGTGIGKATALLFAEEGANVVITGRTEKTLDDAVREMSGDGLYIDYLVSDVSVEADCKSAVDKTVNKFGRIDILFNNAGVCYRANTHETTNELWDETFDVNVKGVYFMSKYTIPRMIEEGSGCIVNNSSILGLKASPAGFAAYSASKGAVNQLTRSMALEYADRGIRVNAICPGTIYTPMVDKLFEEWEDREAGEKRYISVHPIGRLAQPEEIANAVLYLCDDRVKFITGAMLSVDGGLSAK, translated from the coding sequence ATGAAAAAACTGAAAAATAAAGTCGCGCTAATAACCGGGGGCGGAACGGGAATAGGAAAAGCCACGGCGCTTCTCTTCGCAGAGGAGGGAGCGAACGTGGTTATCACCGGACGCACCGAAAAGACACTCGATGATGCGGTCCGGGAAATGAGCGGCGACGGACTGTATATAGACTATCTCGTAAGCGACGTCTCGGTGGAAGCAGACTGTAAGAGCGCCGTCGATAAGACGGTAAATAAATTCGGGCGGATCGATATATTATTTAATAACGCGGGCGTGTGTTACAGAGCCAACACTCACGAAACCACAAACGAGCTCTGGGACGAGACATTCGACGTTAACGTAAAAGGCGTTTATTTCATGTCCAAATACACGATACCCCGTATGATTGAAGAGGGTTCCGGCTGTATTGTAAACAACTCATCCATACTGGGACTGAAAGCGTCGCCTGCGGGTTTCGCGGCCTACAGCGCCTCAAAGGGCGCGGTAAATCAGCTCACCCGGAGCATGGCGCTCGAGTACGCCGACAGGGGAATCCGCGTAAACGCCATTTGCCCCGGAACCATATATACGCCTATGGTAGATAAGCTATTCGAAGAATGGGAGGACAGGGAGGCGGGCGAAAAACGCTATATATCGGTTCACCCCATCGGCCGCCTTGCCCAGCCGGAGGAAATAGCAAACGCCGTTTTATACCTCTGCGACGACAGGGTTAAATTCATCACGGGCGCGATGCTTTCCGTAGACGGGGGGCTGAGCGCGAAATAA
- a CDS encoding GNAT family protein translates to MAVRSGVNIDMSGQFILRVENYLELELLNPSHADELFELIEDNREYLRKWLPWLDSNKYLQNTIDFIKHSDIQFKQNTGLQLVIRHTGKLAGVIGLHKVDWLNHSTSIGYWLAESYQGKGIMTKSCRSLIDYAFGNLGLNRVEIRCAVENSRSRAIPENLGFRKEGVIRDAEWLYDHYVDHLVYGMLSGEWNGRAR, encoded by the coding sequence ATGGCGGTTAGGTCCGGGGTGAATATAGATATGAGCGGTCAGTTTATACTGAGGGTCGAAAATTATCTTGAGCTCGAGCTGTTAAACCCGAGCCACGCGGATGAACTCTTCGAATTGATAGAGGACAATAGGGAATATCTTCGTAAGTGGCTCCCGTGGCTCGACAGCAACAAGTACCTTCAGAACACGATCGATTTCATAAAGCACAGCGATATACAGTTTAAACAGAATACGGGCCTGCAGCTCGTTATCCGGCACACGGGCAAGCTCGCGGGTGTAATCGGGCTTCACAAAGTAGACTGGCTGAATCATTCTACATCTATAGGATACTGGCTTGCCGAGTCGTATCAGGGGAAGGGTATAATGACGAAATCCTGCAGGTCGTTAATTGACTATGCCTTCGGAAATCTGGGACTAAACCGTGTCGAGATCAGGTGCGCTGTGGAAAATTCAAGGAGCAGGGCGATTCCGGAGAATCTTGGATTCAGGAAAGAAGGCGTTATCAGAGATGCCGAGTGGCTCTATGACCATTACGTCGATCACCTGGTGTACGGCATGCTGAGTGGGGAATGGAACGGTAGAGCACGCTGA
- a CDS encoding DUF190 domain-containing protein, with product MNNTDEGMLLRIFIGETDRYKGLALYEQIVRKARELHLAGVTVTRGIMGYGADSEIHTAKILRLSEDMPVIIEIIDTESNLKKILPFLDESIDDGFVTMEKVKIIKYRK from the coding sequence ATGAACAATACTGACGAAGGAATGCTTCTTAGAATCTTTATAGGGGAAACCGACCGTTACAAGGGGCTTGCGCTATACGAGCAGATTGTGCGCAAAGCTAGGGAGCTGCACCTTGCGGGTGTAACAGTCACAAGGGGGATTATGGGATACGGAGCCGACAGTGAAATTCATACGGCCAAGATCCTCCGCCTCTCCGAAGACATGCCGGTTATCATCGAGATAATTGACACGGAGAGCAACCTGAAAAAAATACTGCCTTTCCTGGATGAGAGCATAGATGACGGCTTTGTTACGATGGAGAAGGTCAAAATAATAAAATACAGAAAGTAA
- the pbpC gene encoding penicillin-binding protein 1C produces the protein MKIAGYASIIASSRKSLAAALLTGLLLILSSAFLLFLLLDYLFPFPVESLRRESAAVITDREGKPLRFFLPADNHWRFHVELNDISPRLARAVIASEDRWFYRHPGVNPLSFLRAAYTNLKSGKVVSGASTIPMQIARMAEPKPRTFFSKAVEAFRALQLKRCFEDEELLEIYLNIAPYGGNIEGVGAASYFYFGKGPRALSPHEIALLTVLPRSPVAYDPTRNSEVSLRERNRVLRRLALIGVFTKEDAARGMKEPVPYKRRPQPFRAPHFAEYVYYGVSKGNSLKTTLDSSIQKMAEEVARRHTGRLRNGGIDNLAIVVIENENRDVRAMAGSSNYFEKEHSGQVNLALSRRSPGSALKPFLYAMALDKGIVIPDSYVLDIPTDFSGYIAENYDDRYRGRVTMTHALILSLNAPAVRILSRVGLKDFHGLLLNGGLSTLDRPSEKYGLPLVLGAGEVTLLDLANLYATLSQAGVYRPFKVSQEDGRDYPETRLFSPEASYLITEILTELRRPDMPSNTWALTEDVPEVAWKTGTSYGHRDAWSIGYSSRYTVGVWVGNPDGRGQKGISGSEHAAPILFDMFRSLEGDGASIEMPDGLKLGSAEVCRESHLLPTPYCGETDSVTYIKGVSAIRMDDYSRRIFVDSETGELLLGDCIGSRPHGTRVITTYPPELVAWWMAEGKPVETMPPLSPYCNDVPSERAPKIVSPDKTTPYRVLRGMPAEHQRVELAARVSEEVDTLYWYQDGKLAASSGPYKKVFIPLEKGIHNLVVVDSSGRSDSITYRVESQNNHRVVEK, from the coding sequence ATGAAAATTGCGGGATACGCATCAATAATTGCTTCATCGCGTAAGAGTCTGGCGGCGGCCCTGCTGACGGGCCTACTCTTAATTTTATCAAGCGCATTCCTCCTGTTTTTATTACTGGATTATTTGTTTCCGTTTCCAGTCGAATCTCTTCGAAGGGAATCTGCTGCCGTAATTACGGACAGAGAAGGAAAGCCTCTCCGTTTTTTTCTGCCCGCGGACAATCACTGGAGATTTCACGTCGAGCTCAATGACATTTCCCCAAGACTCGCCCGGGCGGTGATAGCTTCCGAGGACAGGTGGTTCTACCGCCACCCGGGCGTTAACCCGCTTTCATTTCTGAGGGCCGCGTACACGAATCTAAAGTCGGGAAAGGTGGTATCGGGCGCTTCGACTATCCCGATGCAGATTGCCCGCATGGCCGAGCCCAAACCCAGGACCTTCTTTTCAAAAGCGGTGGAAGCCTTCCGCGCCCTCCAGTTAAAACGTTGCTTCGAGGACGAGGAGCTTCTTGAGATTTACCTCAATATAGCTCCCTACGGGGGCAATATTGAGGGCGTAGGCGCAGCCTCCTATTTTTACTTCGGAAAGGGCCCGCGCGCCCTCTCGCCCCACGAAATCGCCCTTCTTACGGTGCTCCCCCGCTCCCCCGTCGCGTATGATCCGACGCGGAATTCCGAGGTTTCGCTGAGAGAGAGGAACAGGGTCTTGAGGCGGCTCGCGCTCATAGGAGTGTTTACAAAGGAGGATGCGGCCAGGGGCATGAAAGAGCCCGTTCCGTACAAGAGGCGGCCCCAGCCGTTTCGAGCCCCGCACTTCGCGGAATACGTCTATTACGGAGTATCGAAAGGGAATAGCTTGAAAACCACTCTCGACAGCTCTATACAGAAAATGGCCGAAGAAGTGGCGAGAAGGCATACAGGCAGGTTAAGGAACGGGGGTATCGATAACCTGGCCATAGTCGTGATCGAGAACGAGAACAGGGATGTAAGGGCTATGGCGGGATCGAGCAATTACTTCGAAAAGGAACATTCGGGGCAGGTAAACCTGGCTCTCTCGAGGCGCTCTCCGGGCTCTGCGTTAAAGCCCTTTCTCTACGCCATGGCGCTCGATAAGGGAATAGTAATTCCCGACTCCTACGTGCTCGATATACCGACCGACTTTTCGGGGTACATAGCCGAGAATTATGACGATAGATACAGGGGACGCGTCACGATGACGCATGCCCTTATACTCTCACTCAACGCCCCCGCGGTGAGGATTCTCTCAAGGGTAGGGCTGAAGGATTTTCACGGTCTCCTTTTAAATGGCGGGCTTTCAACGCTCGACAGGCCGTCGGAAAAATACGGTCTGCCGCTCGTACTGGGGGCGGGAGAGGTAACTCTTCTCGACCTTGCGAACCTCTACGCCACGCTGTCCCAGGCAGGGGTTTATCGCCCTTTTAAAGTGTCGCAGGAGGACGGAAGAGACTATCCGGAAACAAGATTATTTTCCCCCGAGGCTTCCTACCTGATTACGGAAATACTCACCGAGCTGAGACGCCCCGACATGCCTTCAAACACCTGGGCGCTCACCGAAGACGTGCCGGAAGTGGCCTGGAAGACAGGCACGTCCTACGGTCACAGGGACGCGTGGTCAATAGGGTATTCGAGCCGTTATACCGTAGGTGTGTGGGTGGGTAACCCGGACGGGAGGGGGCAGAAGGGCATCTCCGGCTCCGAGCACGCGGCTCCTATTCTGTTCGACATGTTCCGTTCCCTAGAGGGCGACGGAGCGTCCATTGAAATGCCGGACGGGCTTAAACTCGGCTCGGCGGAGGTTTGCAGGGAGAGCCACTTGCTGCCGACCCCTTACTGCGGCGAGACCGACAGCGTTACCTACATTAAAGGGGTATCCGCTATCAGGATGGATGATTATTCCCGCAGAATTTTCGTTGATTCCGAGACGGGAGAACTCCTTCTCGGGGACTGCATCGGCTCCCGCCCTCACGGGACGCGGGTCATAACGACCTATCCGCCGGAGCTCGTCGCATGGTGGATGGCCGAGGGAAAGCCGGTTGAAACGATGCCCCCGCTAAGCCCCTATTGCAACGACGTGCCTTCGGAGCGCGCGCCGAAGATCGTTTCTCCCGACAAGACCACACCTTACCGGGTGCTCAGGGGAATGCCCGCGGAGCATCAGAGGGTCGAGCTCGCCGCCCGGGTGAGCGAGGAGGTCGATACCCTCTACTGGTATCAGGATGGGAAGCTCGCGGCTTCGTCAGGACCTTACAAGAAAGTATTTATTCCTCTTGAGAAGGGAATACACAACCTGGTCGTCGTGGACTCTTCCGGGCGCTCGGACAGCATAACCTACAGGGTGGAAAGCCAAAATAACCACCGGGTGGTTGAAAAATAA
- the crcB gene encoding fluoride efflux transporter CrcB, which yields MYKFLFIALGGAAGALLRYSVSGASYKYMGGLLPCGTLVVNLAGCFAIGFLWQAFEFLTSSPNMRAFIFVGILGAFTTFSTYGLETYNLFREGELKYALLNIAASNILGLGLVFAGFIAARYLFSVLR from the coding sequence ATGTACAAATTTCTATTTATAGCCCTGGGCGGAGCGGCGGGAGCGCTGCTCCGCTATTCAGTGTCGGGAGCCTCTTATAAATATATGGGCGGACTTCTGCCCTGTGGCACGCTCGTCGTTAACCTCGCGGGCTGTTTCGCGATCGGCTTTCTCTGGCAGGCGTTTGAGTTCCTGACATCCTCACCGAACATGAGGGCGTTTATATTCGTCGGAATCCTGGGCGCATTCACGACATTCTCCACCTACGGTCTCGAAACCTACAATCTATTCAGGGAAGGCGAGTTAAAATACGCGCTTCTCAACATAGCCGCGAGCAACATTCTGGGACTGGGACTGGTATTCGCCGGCTTTATCGCGGCCCGCTACCTGTTCAGCGTCTTGAGATAG